A DNA window from Haliovirga abyssi contains the following coding sequences:
- a CDS encoding ABC transporter permease produces MGFDIYYILEKIFQHLYIFIISWGMAIVVGSLISIFITREKHKKIGTKILILTGTLQAVPSIAIIAIIFLFVGIGIVPAIISLFLYSLVPIIFNNTSALLNVDKNYIEIAKGMGMNKKEILLKIEIPLSMSSFFSGIKNAAVIDIATATVASAIGGGGLGEIIYIGISNFDNESIILGSLLVSLLAIFVNESIEIVERKVIKYKEY; encoded by the coding sequence ATGGGATTTGATATATATTACATTTTAGAAAAAATATTTCAACATTTATATATTTTTATAATCTCTTGGGGAATGGCTATAGTTGTAGGGAGTCTTATATCTATATTTATTACAAGAGAAAAACATAAAAAAATTGGAACGAAAATATTGATTTTAACAGGAACATTACAAGCAGTGCCGAGTATTGCTATTATTGCTATAATTTTTTTATTTGTAGGAATAGGAATTGTTCCTGCGATAATATCTTTATTTTTATATAGTTTAGTTCCAATTATATTTAATAATACATCAGCTTTATTAAATGTAGATAAAAATTATATAGAGATTGCTAAAGGTATGGGTATGAATAAAAAGGAAATATTATTAAAAATTGAAATTCCATTATCAATGTCATCTTTTTTTTCAGGAATAAAAAATGCTGCAGTTATAGATATTGCAACTGCTACTGTGGCTTCTGCAATTGGAGGTGGAGGTTTAGGAGAAATAATATATATAGGAATTAGTAATTTTGATAATGAAAGTATAATTTTAGGATCTTTATTGGTATCTTTATTGGCAATTTTTGTGAATGAATCTATAGAAATAGTAGAAAGAAAAGTAATAAAATATAAAGAATATTGA